The DNA segment TGAGCCACAGCTGACACTAAAAACATAGATGaggaaagaagaaaataaataaaacgaCAAAGTTGGACATTCAAGGAGAAGTAATGCTTACGGTTCATGTTCTATTTTCCAGGAAACAACATGTCTTCAGTAGGGATCAGGTCCGAAGTCCTTATTCGGACAAATCGACCCATCCAATCTCGGTCTCGAGCCTCATCTATGCTCGAGAACGGGGCCTTGATGGCCCGGCGAGCAAGCTTAATCAGCCCTCCTCGATAGAGTCAGGGACTCTAAAGGCGCATGAGATGATTAAGGGTGAAAGGACATCCCTCGATTTTGCTTATGAAGAACCGGAGGAGAATCACTATTCTCCATAAAGAGGGATGGATCTGGCCGAGGGTCACGTCATACCTCTTGCAGAAGGCGACAATGATAGGATCTAAGGGACCCAatgtgaaagggtaagtgtaaacacgtAGGAAACCTTCCACGTGAGTAGTGATCGACTCCTTGGGCGAAGGTACGACGACATGTTTAGCAACCCAATGGCAATCCTCTTTAACTCTGGGAAAGAGATCATTGGTTATCGTGTTTATATACCTCGAGACCGGTTCACATCGACCAGGTACTGAGGAGGTCTTTTCAATCCAAAAATCAGCGACAATAAGACACCCTCCCGGAATAAAATCCTCAAGGGGATTGGGCATATCCGTGACGTTCGTCACTTACGTTACAACCCATCGAGATGGAACCCAGAAATTTATATCGTTTCTCATCATCTTCTCTCCGAAAAACGAGAGGACTGTCTGTATACAGTCAAAATTGGGTTTGCCCTTTTGTATGACTAATCGAGACCAGAACATGATGGGCCGAGATTCAGCCTCGAGTTATATCGAACCATGATGCAAAGTTAGGTTTTCGAGCTCGTGGCCCTGAGACCGATCAAGATTGAGACTGAATAAGATAGAGATCGAAGGAAGCTTACCGAGCCAAATAACGGAAGTCCAAATATCCGCAATCGGGCAAGGATAACTGCGCGAATCCCGacacgtatcaagaagaggctgattaattagccaatcatgagatttcttacctTATATAGAATTGTATTtagagtaggactcccctactatataaatggGGGTCTGATCATTTATAAAACACATCATATTCACTCAATGCAAAGCAATATACTGTCATTTTCTAGCTTTCATTATCTTGTTATTCTGTTCATAAGCCAGTTGAAACATATTTGGTTCAAGGGTGACAAACTCGAGGGCCAAGACTGTTCAATTTGTGTGGCCTCCATTTATTCTTTCATAGTCAATATCAATATTAATGTATTCTTCTTAAGTTGTACTAAGTcatatcacgtatccttaaaatcgcgtataaattcaattgatATCCGATTTTAGTGTAAACAAAGATAACTAATTGCTAATTTGCTACGATAAATGCTGACACTGGTCCAAcatctttatcttttcttttctaaTCAATTACTTTGCTAAAATGAGGAAAGACATGGAGGGGCTGAAGGAAAAAAACAGGCTGACAAAGTAGTGAAAAAAGATATAATGGCAGGGGGGGTACAATAATTTTGGATGATGTGAAACTATGATCAATTAGTGGTTATATATAGCGAACAcaatcattaaaaaaaaaaaatagtagtaCTAATACTAATAAGAACACTAAAGTCTCCATCTTGACCACAAAATCATGTGAGGACGATGGATGAGATTTTTCACCTTAATCAAAAATTTTGGATTCGAAACCTCGAAATGGTAAAACTCATAGTAAAGAATAGAAAATAGCAGATTCGATGCATAAAGTATTTCGTATTAACACAATATCCAACGAAGGGCTGCACCTCAAATGATGTAATGTAAATAGCTAGGGGGGATGAATGAGATTCttgaccttaatcaaatgttttGGATTCGAATCCTCGAAATGGTAAACTCTTATTAATGAATAAAAATAGCAATTTGGTGTATAAAGTATCCCGTACTTATGCAATGTCTGGTGAAGAACCGCACCCCAAACAATATGATGTAAATATCTCCAACCAGTAGTCTATAAGTCGTAAGGAGACAAATTTACCGTTACTCTGTCACCCTCCTTCAAACTCCTAATAAAGAATATCAGATACAAGATAGTTATTTCAAGAAAAAGGGTAGTAGACAACGATTCATTAGTGCCAAAACATTGGTGGGTGCATGGTCCTTTTTGTGGAAATCTGAACCCTCTAACAACATTATCGTCATCTTTATTGCTTATCCGTATATCTAAGGAGAAATCATTGCATTTGTACTTAGaccaaatggtatattaaattcTAAAACCAATtaaatcagaatcccttatgatgaaattttggtgaaatgtcaATTTAGACAACTATTCTATAATTAAATCAGTGCATGAAGACGAATTTATCATTCTGTTAACTGTACCTGCTATTTCTGTAGCCTATCAGGTGAGCCTACAATTCTAGGACAATTTAAATAGTAGTAGTGtactttttttaattaaaagtcTCACTAGTACGACTTTGTTTTTTAGGATATTGCTTATaaaatttctttctttctttttgggaattggcACAATAAAAAGTTTGAATCTTAGTGGATCGTGATAGTAAAGTTATTTCACCACTTTCGCTACTCCATCATATATTTAAGTCGTCGACATGTTGCTCGATAAAAATTATACTTCAAGATGGTTATCACGATCCTCTCCTCGCGATAGCTTAGCCAATGACACGTGTATATGAAGTTAAATGTTAGCATAGAGTTTACATTTTCACCTTTATTTTTGTGTGTGGGGCTGCAATAGTTGTGTGTGCCAACTCGAATATTGGTATTTGTTAAAATAATCGAGCTGTGTTTAGGATTGGGACAGATATGAAATGAAAATACTTGAAAAGGAAGGACATATTGCTTATCAACTGGCTGTCCTTATGTTAAATCTTGTGGGATTAATGATAGAGCATAAAACTAAACATAGTTAGTAACATGTAGTCTCAATAAATCATGGTATAAATTTGTTTGGGAGTTAAATTACGAGAGGTCAGTTGTCAAAGCAAGTAATTGATTTGTTAAAATCTACGGTACACACCATTACAAAAGATGTTTGGTTTGCTTTCTCAGATAAGCTTGAGCTTGTGTTTTGCTGGTTATAGTTATCCATCCAACCGCTTTATACAAATAGCCAATTGAATTCACAGTTTACTTTTATTAGTAAGTACACATAGATTATACAATATATGTATACTCCatgaataatatatatatatatatatatatatatatatatatatatatattattcatggagtatacatatattatacatccaTTAGTTATTTTAAGTTTAAGCGCTAGGGTAGGCGGGTATTtaagttaatatatatataagataGTTTTTACATACCGACTATAAGATCTAAACCGTGAATCTGGTCGGCTATTTATATAAAGATCTCGTTGTTTAATCAGACTAAGCTAGTATTTTTGATTTGGTATGTTCCTAATACAAAGGACATATGTTGGAGGACTAGCTAGCTAGGAGTTTAAAGACATAATCACTAGtgcaaaataaaatattaaaacttgTCAAGTTTCTAGCACAGAATCTAATCCTTAAAGAAGTGATTAATAATCATAAATTAAGAAGTAAACACTAAAATACTgaggattaagtttgtttttattgGACATTTCATCTTCTCCCATTATGCACAAAAGAGAAGAGAAGTGTATCCATATGCAATACTGTCGGAAAAAAAATTAGGAAATCCATTTGTTTCTATGTCTGTTAGTGAATGAATACAACATTTCTCTATTTTGGTCAAACATGAGATTTGTCATATATGAAtattattaggagttaattaaaTGTTTCTATATTTGCATGTCCCCCAAGTTATTGACTATTCACTACTGtctttataatttttgtatacATCCAGGTGTTAATTTATGAATCTGCTCCCCAAAAATTGAGATCTAagagaagaaatagaagaaaatatTTAGGTAGAACATTATTGAAGAGTGTAAACAAACACATTGTTGATTTGAAGAGGTCATTTAATTATGGTGAGATTAAGCAGgatcaaaatcatttttttttcacatagttttttttttctttttctttttttaaaagtttgaaGATTCTGTCAGACAGCCATCAGACCATCCCACCACACTACAGTTGGAGTTGAGAACGATCCTCTACGGTGCCATGAAGGCCATGGCGCCGTTAATCACGCTCTGGTCTAAGGGACATGGTTCATCTACCAGATTTAGTTTCCTGTCTCCTTAGAACTCAAGGATATAGTGGTACGAGCCTATAGAACAGATCATGTTCAAGTAAGGTCGTTTCACATAGTTAATTGACAAAAGAGTAGAAAATATTCAATGAACATAAATGATTCGAATTCAAACTCGTGATATTGTAAATTTATAATTATTAgttttgaattgtaatactaatGATATGACCTTATTGGTAAGTGATATAAGATCTCGTGACTCCCTTTCTATTGCTACAATAATATTTTCAGGCATAAGGGTAAGTCCTAAGAAGTAAGAACCTTTTATTTTCAAGAGAAAATATTTCGATAATGAAAACTATAAAGACTAAACTATCAAGTATCAAGGTCAAGATCAAGATATGAACCCTAAAACTATAATATCActgaatgaaaaataaaataataatgcaTCTTGAATAATCAATAGAGATTGGACCACGAAAAATTACGAGAGACAATGTCATAGTAATTTAATACTACAACGTAGCAAGATCGTGAAAGATTTGTCATTTGAGTATGGCCATATCAGAGCTAGTGAAAACAAGAAAATCCGGAATtcttggaaattcgatttggaaaAAATGAACGTGTATATTATATGATTATCTTTCTGAAACTCGTACTATATGTAATTGATAGAATTTAATTTTGTTTATGAAACCAGTACAATTCTCACAacttgaatttaaaaaaaaataaaaaaaaattcagttcCCCATTTTAAAAGTTGTCTTCCCAATACACAATTAATAGAGCTCGAAGCCATTTCTATGGGCTAATAATCAAAGATTGATAGGTGGTAATAAATTACATCATAGTTAAGATAATAGTATGTTTAACTTTTGTTAATGCATCGTGCATAATTTTTACGCCGTCAGATTAAGGTGATCTTGTATGATAAAAAAACTAATTTGGTTACTTCAAAATAAGTTAATAGACTTACTATAATCAGTCaaattaattttttatatatatatcgtCAATTATATATAAGTTATTATATCGTAAAAGTAAAAAAGAATATTATAGACAGCCGATTCAGGATAGTTAATTATTGGGGTAGTTTTAATTAAAAATTGTACTTTGTGTCCCAAAAACTTAGCGTGCACGTAGACAATGATGTCTTGACTTGTTGATTTTTATTTATTGCTAGAAAACAAGTGTTGGCGTTACATTCCATTCAATCCATTTGCTTTTTTTCATCTTCATTATTTAAATAAGATAGTAAATATGTAAAAGCGACAATTTTGGAGTTAAATGTCATGTCAAGTCTAAACCTATATTCTTGTAACTATTTCTACGGCATCCAATAATTTAGTCCAATTAATTCCGGTTAGTTACGCTAACTAAATCAACAAAAAAGTAAAATATTCATTACATTGTATGGGAAAAGAAATTTGTTTTACAGTAATTCAATGATTAAATACTTCGACCTGTAAATGCACGAAATCATTATTTTCTATAAACCCATTTTTAGGTTAAAATTCACTTTTTAAGGAATGATATTCCTTTTTGGATTATAACTTCGCAAAGCTGATCAACATATAATTCCACCgtattcttttcaaataaaaataataaattaggATCAAATTCATTTTACCTACAAATGCATGAAATCATACTTGTCTATAAAAGCAATTTTAGCATTAAATTACTTGTTAATTTTCCTTTTTGGATTATAACTTTGCCAAGCTAATCAACATTTCTTTCTACTGTAATATTAAAATAGTAGTAATAAATTAGGATAAACTTCACTCTTCGAGAAATTAAACTGTCGTTTCAAATTTTCTATCTGTCTTATATGTGTTGATCCTTGTCTATTTCCGTGCCAATTGCCCTAATTATCCAGTTAATTAGCAATAATACTAAAGTAGAAAGCTTAATGAAATATTATTAGTAGTTGTTTGGAGTCAGTCACGTGCAAAAGAGTGGCATGTCCATATCATAATCCCACCACCCCTAATAATGTTTCCCACCTCACCATGTGTATTTATCATCCCTTCCCTTCTTTTTCCTACTAAAAATAATTCCTTCTTTTTTCCTTGGTAGATATACAATCtgtaattaccaaaaaaaaaaaaaaatccttcttTAATAAGTGTTTCTTTTGGTACTCATTTTTTTTTACCAGAATGAGATTAAGAAACTCATTGTTGTAGATATCACAGAATTTATGAAATAACTTTAAATATAACACAAAATATAGAGTTACCTTTCAACAAAATCTAatcctttttgcaaaaatggccatTGTTTCCAAAACAGATAAACCAATTAACAACCAAACGACattaaataaaagtttttcaGTTTGCAAAAATTGAAAAGCTACCCAAAGGTGCTTTtcattatttttgcaaaaaaatcaGTTAATAAGGTAATTCATTTTACACAAATATGTAGGGTCTAATTTAATTCATATTCCTTTTCTAGTGTGATGAAATTGGGTATCAAATAATTAACTTAAACATGTTTTCTGATCAAATTGGAAAAGTACTTTTCATGACAAGCTTTTAATTGGGTTGCTAACTTGATTAGCTAAATGTATAAAGTTTTTTAATTTTAATAACCCAACTTTTAGAGACCAAATCATGAAATTAATTGCTCTTCTAACTTTGGTTCCTGATCATCAACATGTGATTTGAACGTGAaccaattttttatttatttaattaaaggTACAAAACGAATGAGTGAAATCCAAGTATACAAAAAGCCCGTTACTCCCATTTATTTGGTTGCCTTATAAATCCCTTTCATGTTTAAAGCACTTTAGTTGGCAGCCATGTGATTTTATCAGCCTTTTCCCCTTCACTCTTACCAcatcttattttctttttatttcaagaaaggacaattctttttctttttcttttttagttttttttgggggttgtgtgtgtggggggggggagaGGGCACTGCGGGCGGAGCcagaaaaaatggaagaagattTACTTGTACTAATATTTATGTCCACATTCTTCATTTTTACCTTGATAAGAAAGTGCAGCAAATTTTGGAAATTTATCTTAAgatattaaaattttaaaaataggtATTTTTGTGTGTGTTTAATATTAAATTATTAATTAGTCGATAATTAAATACACACCACCCAGGGATGTGGCGAGATAGATGAGCCTTGCCCCCTTAATTAAGGTTTTCACATTCGAATCTTGTGAACGGAGAAATCCCtaaggaaaatatatttttttcttttaacgaGCTCTATGTGGAACAATGATTATACCAAAAAGATAATTAAACCCACAATACATAGTAAAATCATCTCTAATTAGTGAATTAAGAAGAAGGACAAAATATAGTATTAGACACATTTAAAAAGCCAAATTAATTTATATTATAAGTTTTGTGTTAACTAATTAGTGAATTCTCACCAATTATATTGTTCCTTTCTCTTTTGGCCTCTCTCACTCCAAAAGTCAAAGAATCTAGCTATGATTTGTTTTGCATTTCTACCCAAAAGAAAGCATTCTAAGTGGTACAAAATTCTATGGACACATTAGCTTTTATGGAAATTCGTTTGCAAATAATGAGTGAGATTTTATGAAATTCCCTTGTATGAGTTTTGGTACTGAAAATTGACATTTctcaaaagaagaaacaaaaagaaaaagataaacttAATAAGCATTAATGTTAGTAACCAAAAGAAAGCAAAATTCCAAAAGTAAAGAAAAAGGGGTAATGGCGCACGTTAATTCATAATGATACAGAAAGATGGGCTGTCTGGTAGCGTACGGCACTATGATGCACTTATTAGATGCGTATTTTTGCTTGCTTTTTCACAACGCAAACACTAATTTACCTTTCAATGCTCTTTCACTCTTCCTTCCACGAAACATATAAACATGAATTTAGCATTTTAAATTAATGAATATGCTATATTGGTAgattgtaaagaagcctcggaGCAATGCTAAAGTTATTTTTATGTGATCGGTAATTTATGAATTTGAGCGGTGAAATTAGCCATTAATGCTTGCATCAGACACTGGGATGGAGCCACAATATTGGTTAGGGCTCGGCCAAACCCAGTAGCTTTTACTCAAACTCTGTATTTGTATTAAGAAATTCAATGCATATGTGCAagttattaatttagaacccaataactTAAAATGATTATAATATCGAACCCATAAAGTTCAAATTCTAGCTCCGCATCTAATCACAACCCTTGGAATGCGATCCTTCATCGAACCTTGCACGAACACATGATACTCCCCCACAaggctattattattattattattattattattattattattattattattatgtaatATTGGTAAATTCATCATTAATTATTTCTTATAATAAGTATTAACAAAGAAAGTTAACCGCACGCAGCATAAAATATCATATCTAAAGAGAGAGATTTACATAAGAATAAAGCTACATGGAATCAATACGAGTTAGTGTTTTACGAAGATTTATTTGCCAATCATAATCTTTATAAATTAAAAAGCACTAAGAGAAATTAGACAtctatttttatttcaaaaaaattactatataaaaatTTGTTCTTGCatgttttattttacttttacaaaaaaattattaaaaaaaggaTAGGAACACGCTATTGAGCGTAGcaataatttaaataaatattGGACTAAAGCagaaaataaataatttaaatagaGTTTATTAGACTAAAACAGAAAATATTGTGCATGTGCAAATCGAACGGTTACaatttaactacatatatagtaTAGTAGAAATTTAGAAACAGTAAATGCAACCACATCAGTCCATTCTCTAATAACCAAGGGAATATAGACAATAAATAAATATACAGTCTTTACACAAACTCAAGCAGAAACAAAATACAGTTCCCTATTCCTCATTTACCCCTCTACTTCATCTCACTCTctctgtgtatatatatatatatatatatatatacttatcaaacaaaaaatatatataatccaGGTCCTATTTTATCTAGCTAGTGTTTTGTTCTTGAAAAATGGTGAGAGTGTGGCCTATAGATTATAGCAGAAGATGAAATACATTGACTTCACGCCGATCAAGAAAATGCAGGGATTTAACTGAACCATTTTTTTGCAGGAGTTGTGTTCTGTTTTTGTCTTTTTTGGCCAATTGGGGTTGCTTTTTTTCATTCAATTTTTTGTTTCTTGGATTGAATTTCAAGTCTCTCCATTAGTTTCCCgctttgtttttgatattattagCACTGTTCTGCATCTGCTGCAAATGCAATGAATTCATTCTTCTGAAGGCCTTATTCTCTCTGTTTTCTCTTTTATTGCTACCTTCATTTAATTCTTTTTTCTGGGGAGTGAAGAAAAATACAATAAAGATGAATGCCAGAGTCAGGACTAGTCTACAGTCTATGAAAACTCCATCCAAAAATGTAAAGGTAAGAGCTTTTCTGCTATTGAAATCTCTTTTCATTGTATATTTTGGAGTGTAAAAATTTCTGGGTACtggtttgtttttctttttcttggaaATTATGCATTCAGAACTCAGAAGTAGAAATTCTCAAGAAATTTTTTTGAGCTCACTATAGTATTTTGAAATTTAATTGTAGTTTTGAGAAGAAAAATTGAATCTTTATTTGATTAGTTGAATGATTCTAAATCTTGCTGTGGTTTAAATCATATCATCTACTTAACTTCAGCagattttgagttttgattttGATTTCAGAATTAAGAATTTTAAAAAGTAGAAAGGTGTAAGTTTTGATCCTTATCCAAATCCGTTTCATATCTTATCTTTGCTTTTTTTTCCCCTCCTTTTTATCTGCATGTTTATGGTCAATATAGTGTTTGCTTTATGCTTTTCCGTTACATTTAATTCCTTTCTTGTGGAAGCTGAATTGTTTAtgtcttcttttcttgtttgaaGGAAAAAGTGGAAATGCAAGGAAACAGGAAAATGGGTACTGAGAAAACAACCATAAATAGAAGAAAAGCAACTAGAGAAAGAAAGATGGCATTGTTACAAGATGTAAACATTTGTGATTCTTGAATTCTTAAGTTTTACAGTAAAACCTGTAATTAGTCTATAATTTGTACTAATTATGTGTAAATTTAGGTTGATAAGCTAAAGAAGAAACTCAGGCATGAGGAAAATGTCCACAGAGCTCTTGAAAGGGCGTTTACCAGACCCCTCGGTGCTCTTCCTCGTCTTCCTCCTTATCTCCCTCCAAATGTTAGTATTTCCTGTTCTTCAATGATGTTATAGCAGGTGTCTGTTGTTGACTTGTGTAACCATCTCATTAGCTTAAACTGATTGAGAGAACACACTTTTAATTATTTAGTTGTATTATGTTTCAACATTGTTCGTGTTCCTTATTTCCTTCGTGTAATGTACATTTTGAGATTGAACTGTACTGTGGAAGGAGCTAGTGCCAAAAAATTCACCATATGGAGTAACTTGTCGTTGTCACGTTAGTTTGAAGAGGAGATGTTTTTACTTGATAGTTGTTTTCTAGCTCTATTTTTTGGGAATTGACAATATAAGTGTAATTCTATAATTGGAAATATGCAGACACTGGAGCTTCTAGCTGAAGTGGCTGTTTTGGAGGAGGAAGTTGTTCGGCTTGAAGAGAAAGTTGTGCATTTCAGGCAAGGATTGTATCAAGAAGCCGTCTATATTTCTTCCTCCAAGAGGAATATGGATAATGTGACTGATACCATTGAACCAAATCAAGAAAAGAGTCCCAAGCAGAAGCAAACAAAGTTGTCGCCCCAAATGGAAGCGAATTCAGCTTCATTTTCGGGTAGACAGTTGCCTTCTCTCTCTGGTAATCGCTTGGAACTGGAAAATGACGTTCATGTTTGTCAAGGTAACTGAGTGATTTATCCTCgttaaattcaatttcattttcagaTGACAGCTGCTTAAAAGAGAATCAGTCATGGTCTTCCACGAAAAGCAAGCATCGATCACTAAATGCGAAAGTGAAAACTGTCAGAACTCCTGCTAAGAAGCCTGCTGCTGAGAATAGATTAGCAGAGAAGCGCGTAGATCCTCCGAAATTGCAGGTTGGTAATTCAGTGATCTTCATTTTTTTTCCCGAAATGAGTTATCTAGTGCAGCATAACAGATATTATACTTTTGTTATTTTCAGCTTGAGGACCAAGTAATGTACCATGGGAGTTTGGAAGAGAGAGTCTTTGTTAGTCAAGATAGAAAACCATCATCAGCTGAAAGTCCAAATACAATCTCGGAAAATATTTTGAAATGCTTATTAAATATTTTCCTCAGAATGAGCTCTAAGAAGAGCAGGAGTACAGCCGATACATTGCCTTCATTGACAGGATATAATTCATGTGAGAAGAAAGAGTTTGGAGACCCTTATGGCATATGTTCAAAGTTTGAAAGGAGAGATATCGGTCCGTATAAGCATTTATATGCAGTCGAAGCTTCTTCGATCAATCCAAATCGAACAACAATATCCGTTTTCCTAGTTCGTAGGCTAAAGTAAGTTGGTCAAAATAGCTTGAGATTATACAatctttcaaaattttcaaaacttgGATGGTTTCTCATATATACCTCGCTCCTTTTTCCAGACTTCTACTCGAGAAACTTGCATTAGTCAACTTACAGGGCCTCACCCACCAAGAAAAGCTTGCTTTCTGGATCAACATATACAATTCCTGCATGATGAATGTAAGCTTTACATTCTGATTTACGAATATGCCACCTTTCAAATTTTCTTTTTACTATTATTCATTCGTCTAACATTTCAGGCATTCCTGGAGTACGGCCTACCTGAGAATCCTGAAATGGTTGTAGCACTGATGCAAAAGGTAATGCTTCGGTGTCCTATCCTATCCATGCAATCTATTATACTGTTTCAGTCTCCTAATTCAATTAGTTGACAACGATATGATCCATATTCTTCACTTTTTAATTGGCGAAGTTCCACCTTTTGCAGGCAACAATAAATGTTAGTGGACACTTGCTTAATGCCATAACCATTGAACACTTCATTCTGAGGTTGCCTTATCACTCAAAATATGTAAGAGGCTTTCCAAATATAAAGGAATTTACTTTTTGTCCAGCTCATGCGTCTAAAGTATTACTTACGAGTATATCCTATTTGATTGCTATCACCAGACTTTTGCAAAGGGTGTAAAGAATGACGAGATGACTGCACGTAGCATCTTTGGTTTGGAGTTCTCCGAAACATTAGTGACATTTGCGCTCTCTTGTGGAAGTTTTTCCTCTCCTGCTGTAAGTTATAAGCGCCTTGTTTCTCTGCGTAGTACATTGGTGCATTTATCTAGTTTTCAGTATCTTTGTTAAACACAACAGTGCTAATTTAGGAGCTGTCTTGAAACAGGTGAGAGTATACAC comes from the Nicotiana sylvestris chromosome 4, ASM39365v2, whole genome shotgun sequence genome and includes:
- the LOC104226724 gene encoding uncharacterized protein, with product MNARVRTSLQSMKTPSKNVKEKVEMQGNRKMGTEKTTINRRKATRERKMALLQDVDKLKKKLRHEENVHRALERAFTRPLGALPRLPPYLPPNTLELLAEVAVLEEEVVRLEEKVVHFRQGLYQEAVYISSSKRNMDNVTDTIEPNQEKSPKQKQTKLSPQMEANSASFSGRQLPSLSDDSCLKENQSWSSTKSKHRSLNAKVKTVRTPAKKPAAENRLAEKRVDPPKLQLEDQVMYHGSLEERVFVSQDRKPSSAESPNTISENILKCLLNIFLRMSSKKSRSTADTLPSLTGYNSCEKKEFGDPYGICSKFERRDIGPYKHLYAVEASSINPNRTTISVFLVRRLKLLLEKLALVNLQGLTHQEKLAFWINIYNSCMMNAFLEYGLPENPEMVVALMQKATINVSGHLLNAITIEHFILRLPYHSKYTFAKGVKNDEMTARSIFGLEFSETLVTFALSCGSFSSPAVRVYTAANIENELQVAKREYLQAAVGISTSKKLVAIPKLLDWYLLDFAKDLESLLDWICLQLPNEHGKEAISCLERRNNEPLSHVLQIMPYEFSFRYLLHM